The Candidatus Omnitrophota bacterium genome includes the window CGGGAAGAGCCTTACAGCTCTTTTATCCTCGCCGCGCGGCCGGTGAGGCCCCTGAGATAATAAAGTTTAGCGCGGGCCACCTTGCCTCTGCTCTTTATCTTCACCGATTGAATAGCTGGCAGGTCGTAAGGATAGACTTTTTCTATTTCAACGCCGTAGGACACCTTCCTGACGGTAAAAGTCACAGGATTCTTTTTTCCCTTGACCGCCATGACCACGCCGCTGAAAATCTGCAGGCGCTCAGTCTCGCCCTCCTTGATCTTCTGCGTCACATCCACCGTATCCCCCGACTTAAAATTGTCAAATCCAGTTCTCATGCTTTAACCTTCCTCTTTTTATTTTTTCTATATTCCTCAATTTTTCCGTGGTCGCCGCTCAAAAGGATTTCCGGCACCTTCAAGCCCATAAATTCCGCGGGCCTCGTATATTGAGGATACTCAACATAACCGTCTATAAAAGACTCGTCCCTAAGGCTGCCGGGATTTCCCATAAAGCCCGGTATAAGCCTCGTCACGGCCTCAATAATCACCATTGACGCCGCCTCGCCGCCGCTGAGGACAAAATCCCCTATGGAGATCTTCCTCGCTCCCAGAAGCTCGGCCACACGCTCGTCTATTCCCTCATATCGGCCGTTTATGAGGATGATGTGCTCTTTCCCGGAAAGAGCCGCGGCCGTCTCCTGCGTAAAACGCTCTCCCGCCGGACACAGCATTATCACTTCCGCTCCGGGAGCCATTACGCTCTCCGCCGCCTTGTAAACGGGCTCGGCCTTCAATATCATGCCCGCCCCGCCGCCGAAGGGACTGTCATCCACTTTGCCGTCGGGGGTAAAATCCCTTATATTCGTCACTCTTATTTCCAGCAAACCCCTATCAAGCGCCTTGCCCAGCATGGCGCTTTTGAGCGGCCCGTCAAAATATTCCGGAAATATCGTGAGGATGTCTATTTTCATTCTCCCCTCACGATCACGCTTTCCGGGAAACTGGCGATGATCTTTTTTCCCCTTGTGTCCACTTTTTTGACAAACCTTTCCAAAAAAGGAACAGAGATCATC containing:
- the trmD gene encoding tRNA (guanosine(37)-N1)-methyltransferase TrmD — protein: MKIDILTIFPEYFDGPLKSAMLGKALDRGLLEIRVTNIRDFTPDGKVDDSPFGGGAGMILKAEPVYKAAESVMAPGAEVIMLCPAGERFTQETAAALSGKEHIILINGRYEGIDERVAELLGARKISIGDFVLSGGEAASMVIIEAVTRLIPGFMGNPGSLRDESFIDGYVEYPQYTRPAEFMGLKVPEILLSGDHGKIEEYRKNKKRKVKA
- a CDS encoding 50S ribosomal protein L19, encoding MRTGFDNFKSGDTVDVTQKIKEGETERLQIFSGVVMAVKGKKNPVTFTVRKVSYGVEIEKVYPYDLPAIQSVKIKSRGKVARAKLYYLRGLTGRAARIKEL